The Thermovenabulum gondwanense genome includes a region encoding these proteins:
- a CDS encoding zinc-binding dehydrogenase, which yields MKAIVKYEQNAGNIKLMDIPEPFPGRGQVKIKVMAAGVCGTDLLIWKGIHKTNLPLVLGHEVSGIVVEVGEGVENVKVGDRVTTETTLATCETCDYCVNKEYNLCSNRKGIGTQVNGGFAEYVITRQESIHILPENVDFISAALTEPLACGVHAVMEKSRVKENDLVVVFGPGAIGLLTAQVAKAVGAKVIVVGISKDKRRLELAEKLGIDYAINSQETDLKSLVMDLSKGYGADVTFECAGSQKAISQGLEILRKKGQFVQMGLLEDPSAVFNTDYIVHRELEIIGSRSQKPSSWPKALKLLSEKKVNTRKLVTKILPLEEWENAFESSLNGEEVKIVLYAGQIPE from the coding sequence ATGAAAGCAATAGTTAAATACGAACAAAACGCCGGAAATATTAAACTGATGGATATACCCGAACCTTTTCCAGGAAGAGGGCAGGTAAAAATAAAGGTTATGGCTGCGGGGGTATGCGGGACTGATCTTTTAATATGGAAAGGGATACATAAAACCAATTTGCCATTAGTATTAGGACATGAAGTTTCAGGGATAGTAGTCGAGGTAGGGGAAGGAGTTGAGAATGTAAAAGTTGGGGATAGAGTAACAACTGAAACAACCCTTGCTACCTGTGAAACTTGCGATTACTGTGTAAATAAGGAGTATAATTTGTGTTCTAATAGAAAAGGAATTGGAACACAGGTAAATGGAGGTTTTGCTGAATACGTAATCACACGTCAGGAAAGTATTCATATTCTTCCTGAAAATGTAGATTTTATTTCCGCTGCATTAACCGAACCTTTAGCATGCGGAGTGCATGCTGTGATGGAAAAGTCAAGAGTAAAAGAAAATGATTTAGTAGTTGTTTTCGGGCCAGGAGCAATTGGCCTTTTAACCGCGCAGGTGGCAAAGGCTGTAGGTGCAAAAGTAATTGTTGTTGGAATTTCAAAAGATAAAAGAAGACTGGAGCTTGCAGAAAAACTTGGAATTGACTATGCAATTAATTCTCAGGAAACTGATTTGAAATCTCTTGTTATGGATTTATCAAAAGGTTACGGTGCAGATGTAACATTTGAATGTGCTGGGTCGCAAAAAGCAATTAGCCAGGGTTTAGAAATACTTCGCAAAAAAGGTCAATTTGTCCAGATGGGGCTATTGGAAGATCCTTCAGCGGTATTCAATACAGATTATATAGTCCATAGAGAACTTGAGATAATAGGAAGCAGAAGTCAAAAGCCTTCATCATGGCCAAAAGCTTTAAAATTATTATCGGAAAAAAAGGTCAATACAAGAAAATTAGTAACCAAAATATTACCTTTAGAAGAATGGGAGAATGCTTTTGAAAGTTCTTTAAATGGTGAAGAAGTAAAAATTGTTCTATATGCAGGTCAAATACCTGAATAA
- a CDS encoding C-GCAxxG-C-C family (seleno)protein yields MDCLEFNKQKILDEMYKRGYFYEGKYRGCSQAVIAAIREFFEIDDLVFKCASGFSGGIADQAKGTCGAFSGCVMVISYFFGRSFEEYGISGSKFKYRSLIKQIRERFEEEFGGETCPLVQTKVFGKYYNFSKPDEKEKFEEAGAHKDKCTHVVGLAAMWLADVLIREGILPKNI; encoded by the coding sequence ATGGATTGTTTGGAGTTTAATAAACAAAAGATTTTAGATGAGATGTATAAAAGAGGTTACTTTTACGAGGGAAAGTATAGGGGATGCTCTCAAGCAGTAATAGCTGCTATCAGGGAATTTTTCGAAATTGACGATTTGGTTTTTAAATGCGCCAGCGGATTTTCGGGAGGTATAGCAGACCAAGCAAAAGGAACGTGCGGTGCATTTAGCGGTTGTGTAATGGTTATTTCATACTTTTTTGGGCGAAGTTTTGAAGAATACGGTATAAGCGGTTCAAAATTTAAATACAGAAGTTTAATAAAACAAATTAGGGAACGTTTTGAAGAGGAATTCGGCGGTGAAACATGCCCATTAGTTCAGACAAAGGTTTTTGGGAAGTACTATAATTTTAGCAAGCCTGATGAAAAAGAGAAATTTGAGGAAGCGGGAGCACATAAAGATAAATGTACACATGTTGTGGGGCTTGCAGCTATGTGGCTTGCTGATGTTTTAATAAGAGAGGGTATTTTACCTAAAAATATATAA
- a CDS encoding L-ribulose-5-phosphate 4-epimerase, which yields MLLENLRKQVLDAALNLIKYRLVTLTGGNVSGRDPETGLVAITPSGMEYEGLTPEDIVVLDLNGNIVEGKWKPSVDTKFHIYIYKNRRDINSVIHTHSTFASCFAALNEEIPCVVTTLANEVGGSVPVARYTPVGTDEMGPAILEVIGDKRACLLANHGVVAVGPDVRHALVAAVMLEDAAKVYFAARCIGKPIELPESEVIKAKELFLYKYGQK from the coding sequence ATGCTTTTAGAAAATTTAAGAAAACAGGTGCTTGATGCCGCACTAAATTTAATAAAATATCGATTAGTGACCTTAACTGGAGGTAATGTAAGCGGGAGGGATCCCGAGACAGGCTTAGTAGCGATTACCCCAAGTGGAATGGAATACGAAGGTCTGACCCCTGAAGATATTGTAGTATTAGACCTTAACGGGAATATAGTGGAAGGCAAATGGAAACCTTCGGTAGATACTAAATTTCATATTTATATATATAAAAACAGAAGAGACATAAACAGTGTTATTCATACTCATTCTACCTTTGCAAGCTGCTTTGCAGCGTTAAATGAAGAGATACCCTGTGTTGTAACAACACTTGCCAACGAAGTTGGCGGGAGCGTGCCGGTAGCAAGGTATACTCCTGTTGGGACAGACGAGATGGGGCCTGCTATTTTAGAAGTAATAGGAGATAAGAGAGCTTGCTTACTTGCAAATCACGGTGTAGTGGCTGTTGGCCCTGATGTAAGGCATGCCCTTGTTGCAGCGGTAATGCTTGAAGATGCGGCAAAGGTCTACTTTGCAGCAAGATGCATTGGAAAACCAATTGAGCTTCCAGAATCGGAAGTGATAAAGGCAAAAGAACTATTCTTATATAAATACGGGCAGAAATAA
- a CDS encoding thiamine pyrophosphate-dependent dehydrogenase E1 component subunit alpha, with protein MELTKEKRLWMYKKMYEVRLFEQEVDRLFKANMIWGTCHLSVGEEATAVGSIAAIREDDMITSTHRGHGHCIAKGGKLPLMFAELLGKETGYCKGRGGSMHIADIESGNLGANGIVGGGIPIATGAALASKLKGDNKVTLCFFGDGANNQGVFHESLNMASLWKLPVVYICENNVYGMSLHVGKSTAVANIADRASAYSMPGVIVDGNDVEAVYFAVKEAVERARRGEGPTLIEAKTYRWLGHSKSDANLYRTREEIESWKLKCPIKRYREKLISENIATADELDEIENKVKKEIEEALKFAMESPEPSVADIELDVYA; from the coding sequence ATGGAGCTTACTAAAGAAAAAAGGCTATGGATGTATAAAAAAATGTATGAAGTTAGGTTGTTTGAACAGGAAGTTGATAGACTCTTCAAAGCCAATATGATTTGGGGTACATGTCATTTATCTGTAGGTGAGGAAGCAACGGCAGTAGGATCTATAGCTGCTATAAGAGAAGATGATATGATTACAAGTACTCATCGGGGACATGGACATTGTATAGCAAAGGGCGGGAAACTCCCTTTAATGTTTGCGGAGCTTTTGGGAAAGGAAACGGGCTATTGCAAAGGTAGAGGCGGTTCCATGCATATAGCCGATATAGAATCGGGTAATTTAGGTGCAAATGGTATAGTAGGAGGAGGTATTCCTATAGCTACGGGTGCAGCCCTTGCATCAAAGCTGAAGGGAGATAATAAAGTTACTCTTTGTTTCTTTGGAGATGGTGCTAATAATCAGGGAGTTTTCCATGAATCATTAAATATGGCATCTTTGTGGAAACTTCCTGTTGTTTATATTTGCGAAAATAATGTATACGGTATGTCTCTACACGTAGGAAAATCAACGGCAGTAGCAAATATTGCCGATAGAGCCTCCGCTTATAGTATGCCCGGGGTAATAGTTGACGGAAATGACGTGGAAGCTGTATATTTTGCGGTAAAAGAGGCGGTGGAAAGGGCAAGAAGGGGAGAAGGGCCTACCCTTATTGAAGCAAAAACTTATAGATGGCTGGGACATTCAAAAAGCGATGCAAATCTTTACAGAACGAGAGAAGAAATTGAATCATGGAAACTAAAGTGCCCGATTAAAAGATATAGAGAAAAGTTAATATCTGAAAATATTGCTACGGCTGATGAACTCGATGAAATAGAAAATAAAGTTAAAAAAGAAATAGAAGAGGCATTAAAGTTTGCAATGGAAAGCCCTGAGCCCTCCGTAGCTGATATAGAATTAGATGTATATGCATAA